Proteins from one Phyllobacterium zundukense genomic window:
- the lpdA gene encoding dihydrolipoyl dehydrogenase — translation MKDISCKLLVIGAGPGGYICAIRAGQLNVDTVIVEAAKVGGTCLMVGCIPSKALIHAAQEFEKVAHFAANRTPLGISVGEPAIDFSKTIAWKDGIVSRLNNGVAGLLKKANVKIVTGKAKFRDGKTVEVETLTGQQIIRAENVVIATGSAPVEIPSLPFGGNVISSTEALALNKIPENLVVVGGGYIGLELGTAFAKLGSKVTVVEALPKILPQYDAELTRPIVKHINELGMTILTGAKAKGMSTKGDALLIETVDDQDERIPADKVLVTVGRKPVTTGWGLEEIDLDMDGKFVRIDDKCRTSMRGVYAIGDVTGEPMLAHRAMAQGEMVAEIIAGENRSWDKRAIAAVCFTDPEIVSVGFSPEEAKQAGHEIKIGLFPFAANGRAMTQEGEEGFVRVVAAAGNHLILGIQAVGQGVSELSASFALALEMGARLEDIAGTIHAHPTQSEGFQEAALKALGHALHI, via the coding sequence ATGAAGGATATTTCCTGCAAACTGCTGGTCATCGGCGCGGGTCCCGGCGGCTATATCTGCGCCATTCGGGCTGGTCAGCTGAATGTCGATACGGTGATTGTCGAAGCGGCAAAGGTTGGCGGCACCTGCCTGATGGTCGGGTGCATTCCGTCCAAAGCACTGATCCATGCCGCGCAAGAGTTTGAAAAGGTTGCACATTTCGCCGCCAATCGGACACCTCTCGGTATTTCCGTGGGTGAACCGGCGATCGACTTTTCAAAGACTATCGCCTGGAAAGACGGGATCGTCAGCCGACTGAACAATGGCGTTGCCGGACTGCTCAAGAAGGCCAATGTCAAGATCGTCACCGGCAAGGCGAAATTCCGCGATGGCAAGACCGTGGAGGTCGAAACACTGACGGGCCAGCAGATCATCAGGGCAGAAAACGTAGTGATTGCAACGGGTTCGGCTCCTGTCGAGATTCCGTCGCTGCCGTTTGGCGGCAATGTCATTTCTTCGACCGAGGCGCTGGCTCTGAATAAAATCCCGGAGAACCTGGTCGTTGTCGGAGGCGGTTATATCGGTCTTGAACTCGGGACAGCCTTTGCCAAACTCGGCTCCAAAGTGACGGTTGTCGAGGCCTTGCCCAAGATACTGCCGCAATACGATGCGGAGCTGACCCGGCCAATCGTCAAGCATATCAATGAGTTAGGTATGACGATACTAACCGGAGCCAAGGCCAAGGGCATGAGCACCAAGGGCGATGCGCTGCTGATCGAAACCGTGGACGACCAGGATGAAAGAATCCCGGCTGACAAAGTGCTGGTGACCGTCGGCCGCAAGCCGGTGACGACCGGCTGGGGTCTTGAGGAAATCGACCTCGACATGGACGGAAAGTTCGTCAGAATCGATGATAAGTGCCGCACCTCGATGCGGGGCGTTTATGCCATCGGCGACGTGACAGGCGAACCCATGCTCGCACACCGTGCCATGGCGCAGGGCGAAATGGTGGCGGAAATCATTGCCGGCGAGAACCGCAGCTGGGACAAACGCGCCATTGCCGCGGTGTGTTTTACCGATCCCGAGATTGTTTCTGTTGGCTTTTCTCCCGAAGAGGCGAAGCAAGCCGGCCACGAAATCAAGATCGGCCTGTTTCCCTTCGCCGCCAATGGCCGCGCCATGACACAGGAGGGCGAGGAGGGATTCGTCCGCGTCGTCGCCGCTGCCGGCAACCATCTTATCCTCGGAATCCAGGCGGTCGGGCAGGGCGTATCGGAGCTCTCGGCCTCCTTTGCCCTTGCCCTGGAGATGGGTGCGCGACTGGAGGATATCGCCGGGACGATCCACGCCCACCCGACGCAGAGCGAAGGTTTTCAGGAAGCCGCCCTCAAGGCGCTGGGACACGCGCTGCATATTTGA